The DNA segment GAGCCGCCGCACCACGCGGCGACCCCCTCAACATGGTCAGCGACCGGACGTTCAAACCCGGAAGGACATGGACTGGCTGGTTAGGCCGTCACCTTCCAAGCGAACTGGACCGACCTCTCTGCTGAACCATGAGACATCGGATCACCTCCTTTCGCTGCGTTGATTGCAGGCACAGCATGTTGTGTGTCGGAGGGATAAACAAGACTTGTAATTGTGGTCAGATTCGACAATCTTCAATGCTTCGCGCCGCTTCCGGCCAGCTCGGAATCGCCAGCGTGGCCCCCGCCCCGCCCCACACCAGGAAACGCCCCCGGCTAAAGGCGATCGCGTCGAGCAGCGGGTCGGTTGCCGCGACCCTTCCGGTCGAGGGAATGGCACGGGTAAGGGCGCTGGTTGCAATCGACAGAACTGCGGGCGGAGTCCCGGGACGGGAAATGATCACCGTCCGGCTGGTCCGGTCGCAGCGAATCGACAAAAGATTCCCGTAGCGCGCTTCCGACCCGGCGGGCGTCGCCGAATAGCTCCACGCGCCAGGACTGATGGGCAGCGCCTTGCCGGTCTCGAAAGTCAACGCCGGCTGCTGGGCGGAGGCGGGAACGGCGGCAAGTGCTAGCGACGCGATGAACAAGCGAATCATTTGCCGAGCTTATCGACCTTTGCCTGCAGTGCGGCCAATTCGGCCTTCAGCTTGCCCAGTTCGTCGCTCGCTTCGTCGCCGGCCTTCGCTTTCTTGCCGGCCATCGCGCCGGCCGCTTCCTCGAACAGAGCCATGTTGCGCTTGGCCATGTCGGCGAACATGTTCGGGCCGAACGCGCCGGTCATCGTCGCCGACTGTTTCTGGAAAGCATCCATCGCGGCTTCGAGATAGGGGGGCACTGCGCCCTGCATCTGTCCGCCGTAAAGGCCGATCAGCTGGCGCAGGAAATTTACCGGCAGCAAAGTTGATCCGCGCGCCTCTTCATCGACGATGATCTGGGTCAGGACCTGGTGGGTGATGTCCTCGCCCGACTTGGCGTCGACCACTTCGAAATCGCGGCCTTCGCGGATCATTGCGGCAAGCCGGTCGAGCGTGATGTAGCTGCTGCTTTCGGTATCGTAGAGGCGCCGGTTGGCGTATTTCTTGATAGTCACCTTGTCCGCCGCCTTGGCCATTCCGTCGCTCCTGAAGCTTTGGCGAGAGCCTAGACCCCGCGATTGCGCACCGCAACATGGGTTGGCCGCAGATGCGATATGGTCGGCGCTGGACGCTTGCGGGCGGCGCCGGGCCAAGCTAAGCGGGCGCCACGCACCCATAGCTCAGCTGGATAGAGCGTTGCCCTCCGAAGGCAAAGGCCAGAGGTTCGAATCCTCTTGGGTGCGCCATTTGTATCGGGCGTTGCGTCGACCCTTGGAATGGGGAATGATCATGTTCCAGATCGACGATCGCCGCTTCAACCGGCTTGCGATCGCGGGTCTGATCGTCGGCTTCCTCCTTGTCCTTGCTGCCTTTGCCGCCTCCTTGTGGGTATTCCGGTCGAACACGCAGGCGAACGCGCTGGTCGAGCGCACCCATGACATCGTCGATGAGATCGCTCGGCTGGAGATCATGGTCGAACGTGCCGAAACGGCGAGGCGCGGAATCGTCCTGTGGCCCGACATCTACCGGGTTGGAATCTACCAGGAGAGCGTCGCAGCGATACCCCACTCGATCGACCGGCTGAAAAAACTGGTCGAAGCCAATCCCGACCAGGTCGAACGGGTACGCGAGCTTGAACAGACGCTCCGCTTCCATGTCCGGGAAATGGACGATTCGGTGGACCTGGCACGGAGCGGCGAAACGCTCGGCGCGCAGCAGATCTTCATCGCCGACATTTCCAGCCAGCCGACCATTCGGGCCATCCGAACGCAGGCCGACGCCATGCGCAGCGAGGAGATCCGGCGGCTGGAGCAGCGGACTGCGGCGGTCGGCCGCAACATCCTCCACGTGCAATATGCACTGGCGCTGACCGGCCTGTTGCTGATGCTGCTGGGCGCGGCGACCTTCTGGCTGGTCCGGCGCTACACGCGCGACCTGACGACAACTCGCGACCGGCTGAAGCTGCTCAACAACGACCTTGAAAGCGCCGTTGACGAGCGGACCCGCGATCTCACCCGCGCCAATGAGGAAATCCAGCGCTTCGCCTATATCGTCAGCCATGACCTGCGTTCCCCGCTGGTCAATGTGATGGGCTTCACCGCGGAGCTAGACCGCGCAGGGAAAATCGTCACCGCCTTCGTCGAAAGCGTCGAGACCCAGCATCCCGAACTGGTGGACGAGGAAGCGCGGCTGGCGGCGCGCGAGGACCTACCCGAGGCGATTGGCTTCATCCGCTCCTCAACCCAGAAGATGGACCGGCTGATCAACGCCATCCTCGACCTGTCGCGGCAGGGCCGCCGCGTGCTGACGCCCGAACATATGCCCATGGATCAGGTCATCGCCGACATCGCCGACAGCCTTGCCGTCCAGGCCGAGAAGCGCGGCGCGGCGATCCGCATCGAAAGCCCGCTGCCCGACATCAATCACGACCGGCTGGCGGTCGAGCAGCTGTTTTCCAACCTGATCGAGAATGCCACCAAATATCTGCATCCCGGACGGGCCGGTAAGGTTGTCGTGCGCGGCAAGCGCGACGGCAAGAGGGTCCGGTTCGAAGTCGAAGACAATGGGCGCGGGATTGCGCCCGAAGACCATGAACGCGTGTTCGAACTGTTCCGCCGCTCGGGAAAACAGGACCAGGAAGGCGAAGGCATCGGGCTCGCCAATGTCCGCGCACTTGCCTATCGGCTAGGCGGGATGGTGACGGTGAAATCGGCCTTAAGCGAAGGTTCAACCTTCATCGTCGATTTGCCGGTCACTTTCGCCAAGGAGGGGAAAGAACAGTGAACGCACACAGTCCGGTCCGGATCGTCATGATCGAGGACGATGAAGGCCATGCCCGGCTGATCGAGAAAAACATCCGCCGCGCCGGGATCAACAACGAGATCCGCCATTTCCTCGATGGCGGAAGCGGACTGGATTTCCTGTTCAACAGCCCCCACGGACCGGCGCACAATGGGCCGGCGCTGGTCCTCCTCGATCTCAACCTGCCGGACATGAGCGGCACCGACATCCTCGCCAGGATCAAGGGTGACGAAAAGTTGCACCGCGTTCCCGTGGTCGTCCTCACCACCACCGACGACAAGGTCGAAATCCAGCGCTGCTACGACCTTGGCTGCAACGTCTACATCACCAAGCCGGTCAATTATGAAAGCTTCGCCGACGCGATCAAGCAGCTTGGGCTGTTCCTTTCGGTGATCCAGGTGCCGAGCAACGCGGCCTGATGAAGCAGCCGCGGCGGATCCTCTATATCGATGACGACGCCGGCCTTTGCCGGCTGGTGACGAAGCTGCTTGAGCGGCGCGGCCACAGCGTGACCTCGGCCGCCACCGGCCAGCAGGGCATTGACCTTGCCCGCGACGGCGGTTTCGAGATCATCGCGGTCGACCATTATATGCCGGGCATGGACGGTTTGCAGACGCTCGCGGCGCTGCGCGCGCTGCCCGGCTGCCCGCCGGTGGTCTATGTCACCGGGTCGGAGGAAAGCAGCGTTGCGGTCGCCGCACTGAAGGCGGGCGCTTATGAATATGTCGTCAAGACGGTCGGCGACGATTTCGTCGACCTGCTCGAACAGGCCTTCACCCTCGCGCTCGCCCGGGTTCGGCTGGAACGGGACAAGCTGGCCGCCGAGGACGCGCTGCGCGCCGCCAACGAACGGCTTGAAACCTTGTTGAAAGAGGTCAACCACCGGGTCGCCAATTCGCTCCAGCTGGTTTCGACCTTCGTCCATATGCAGTCGCGCCAGCTCGACAATGACGATGCGCGCGATGCGCTGGCCGATACGCAGCGGCGGATCGACGCGATCGCTCAGGTCCACCGCAAGCTCTACGCTTCGGGCGACGTCGAGACGGTGGCGATGGACGAATATCTCTCCGCGATCGTCGACGAGCTTCAGGAAACCTGGTCGACCCCGGCTGCGCCGCGCCGAATCCGCCTGAACGCCGAACCGGTCGAGCTCCATCCCGACAAGGCGGTATCGCTGGGCATCATCGTCAACGAGCTGGTCAGCAACGCCTGTAAATATGCTTATGGCCCTGACCGGTCGGGCGAGGTGCGGG comes from the Sphingomonas xanthus genome and includes:
- the phaR gene encoding polyhydroxyalkanoate synthesis repressor PhaR, with amino-acid sequence MAKAADKVTIKKYANRRLYDTESSSYITLDRLAAMIREGRDFEVVDAKSGEDITHQVLTQIIVDEEARGSTLLPVNFLRQLIGLYGGQMQGAVPPYLEAAMDAFQKQSATMTGAFGPNMFADMAKRNMALFEEAAGAMAGKKAKAGDEASDELGKLKAELAALQAKVDKLGK
- a CDS encoding sensor histidine kinase; the encoded protein is MIMFQIDDRRFNRLAIAGLIVGFLLVLAAFAASLWVFRSNTQANALVERTHDIVDEIARLEIMVERAETARRGIVLWPDIYRVGIYQESVAAIPHSIDRLKKLVEANPDQVERVRELEQTLRFHVREMDDSVDLARSGETLGAQQIFIADISSQPTIRAIRTQADAMRSEEIRRLEQRTAAVGRNILHVQYALALTGLLLMLLGAATFWLVRRYTRDLTTTRDRLKLLNNDLESAVDERTRDLTRANEEIQRFAYIVSHDLRSPLVNVMGFTAELDRAGKIVTAFVESVETQHPELVDEEARLAAREDLPEAIGFIRSSTQKMDRLINAILDLSRQGRRVLTPEHMPMDQVIADIADSLAVQAEKRGAAIRIESPLPDINHDRLAVEQLFSNLIENATKYLHPGRAGKVVVRGKRDGKRVRFEVEDNGRGIAPEDHERVFELFRRSGKQDQEGEGIGLANVRALAYRLGGMVTVKSALSEGSTFIVDLPVTFAKEGKEQ
- a CDS encoding response regulator; amino-acid sequence: MNAHSPVRIVMIEDDEGHARLIEKNIRRAGINNEIRHFLDGGSGLDFLFNSPHGPAHNGPALVLLDLNLPDMSGTDILARIKGDEKLHRVPVVVLTTTDDKVEIQRCYDLGCNVYITKPVNYESFADAIKQLGLFLSVIQVPSNAA
- a CDS encoding histidine kinase dimerization/phosphoacceptor domain -containing protein, with protein sequence MKQPRRILYIDDDAGLCRLVTKLLERRGHSVTSAATGQQGIDLARDGGFEIIAVDHYMPGMDGLQTLAALRALPGCPPVVYVTGSEESSVAVAALKAGAYEYVVKTVGDDFVDLLEQAFTLALARVRLERDKLAAEDALRAANERLETLLKEVNHRVANSLQLVSTFVHMQSRQLDNDDARDALADTQRRIDAIAQVHRKLYASGDVETVAMDEYLSAIVDELQETWSTPAAPRRIRLNAEPVELHPDKAVSLGIIVNELVSNACKYAYGPDRSGEVRVSLAKAGEHSFSLSVEDDGIGFAQGDKPRGSGLGSQLVLAMSRSLAAKLDYDDGHRGVRATVVAPL